A window of Oncorhynchus keta strain PuntledgeMale-10-30-2019 chromosome 27, Oket_V2, whole genome shotgun sequence contains these coding sequences:
- the LOC118360132 gene encoding translocon-associated protein subunit delta-like: MMIRIAAFLALVCLCTGESCSDPVITPSAYTTSDAVISSESVFIVELSLACTNGAQSVALYADVNGRQFPVTRGQDVGKYQVSWSMPHKQASSGTYQVKFFDEESYSSLRKAQRNNEDSDSIKPLFSVNVDHRGAWNGPWVATEVMAVLIGILLYYLAFNAKSTIQA, from the exons ATGATGATCAGAATAGCCGCGTTTCTTGCTCTTGTCTGCTTGTGCACAG GAGAGAGCTGTTCAGACCCTGTGATCACCCCCTCTGCCTACACCACCTCTGATGCCGTTATCTCCTCTGAGTCTGTCTTTATCGTGGAGCTCAGCCTGGCCTGCACCAATGGCGCCCAG AGTGTGGCTCTGTATGCTGACGTCAATGGCAGACAGTTCCCCGTGACCAGAGGCCAGGATGTTGGCAAGTACCAG gTGTCCTGGAGCATGCCCCACAAACAGGCTAGCTCCGGTACATACCAGGTCAAATTCTTTGATGAGGAGTCCTATAGCTCTTTGCGCAAG gcCCAGAGGAACAATGAGGATAGTGACTCCATCAAGCCTCTCTTCTCTGTCAATGTGGATCACAGG GGTGCATGGAATGGCCCGTGGGTGGCTACTGAGGTTATGGCTGTTCTCATCGGTATCCTGCTCTACTACCTGGCCTTCAATGCTAAAAGCACCATCCAGGCATAA